Part of the Poecilia reticulata strain Guanapo linkage group LG2, Guppy_female_1.0+MT, whole genome shotgun sequence genome is shown below.
AGCTCCATAACGTGTGCGCGGACGCTGAGCAGTGAGAGCATGCTCCATGCACCAGGTAACCTTGGAGATATCCGGACAGCACAGGATGTTCATAGAGAAGCCCTGCATTTTtatatctgtaaaaaaacaaacaaaaacaaaaaaaaaacaatcaagatttggtgaattaaaagttatttactaCTTTGAGAATTTAGTCGAGCTGCTTTTCTACCCACAGTCATCTAAATATGTGGCACCATATGAGTCCTTAACATCTTGAGGCAGGCGCGCCCAAAGCCTTTTCAAGTCAGCATTGATGAGATCTACACTGGTCACACCGGTCTTGAAGAAACCCGGTTCAATGATGCTCACTTTTATACCGAAGTGCTGCATGTCCCTCCTGAGAAGATAAAGACAACATCTTTAGTCCCGTGTGGACGATTGTCTCAAATTCATCTCAAACCACCACAAGACTAATGACATGCTCAATGGTATGAGCATATAATTAGTTGACTAAAATACTTATACTagcaatagattttttttcactcataaAATACCCAAAATATCAGCCAGAAACATCGAGGGGACGTCACTGGGGCAGCTGTCAATGCCAGTATTATCTGTTGATCTAACTACTGTAGATTTCATGTTTCTAGAATGAGAAACGATCATCACCTCTTGGTTGAAACACATTAAACAAGACTCCTTTTCTACATGTCCAGgtcagttttgacttttttcaccCTTAGAGACAGTTTGTGACACACATCAGGCATTTCCTTTCCTTCAAGTATTTTGTTTACAGCAGACATTTACTCTCTTCTAACCTTAGTGGAGccgtttttaaaacaataattgcatcttttaatctgtggaaaaatctGGCAATACTATCCAAGTTAGTGAGCCACATCTCTCACCTCTAATTTAAAAACCTCAAATGCAgagaatgttttaatttctctaCCTGAGACTGTCAGAGAAAGCTTCCACACCCCATTTGGACAGACAGTATCCTCCACCAGTGAGCGACAGCCTCCCCAAAATGCTGGCCACGTTCACCACTCTGCCCTTGGCTTTCTTCAGGAGAGGCAGAAACTGCAGGGTTACATCAATAACCCCGATCAGATTTACATCCAACACCTTTGTAAAGTCCTCCAGCTGCATCCATTCTGTCGGTCCGATGGGAACCGACCTGCCAGCATTATTCACCAGCCCCCAGAGGCCTGCGAGGGAAAACGGAGGACAATCAGCTAATAGCACTAAAAACCCACAAAACAAAGCTCTCCTGCAAAAGACGACcttaaaattttctttgattACTTGCAGTTTGACATTTCTATCATTCTATCTAAAGTTGTCCGTCCAAAGTTGTGTAGGCATTATAAACTGAATGAGCACCATACATGACAAATAACtagtttgaagcaaaaaaaagcatctgtgaaaatgttcaagtcaaataaaatttgGTCTAGAttacatgaatatgctttgattggttgttctGTTGGAAGCAGAACCCTCTCTCCAATCTTAAGTCTGTTTCAGCCTTTAGCTGCTTTTCTTCCAGCATTATGCTGTATTTAgcttttcatgtattttaccATCACCTATTTCCATGCTCATGCTGAGGAAAAGCATTgtcacagcatgatgctccTACCACCTTCTTTCACATGGCATTTCCTCTGTTTCTTCTGGTGATCAAAGGGCGTACACAAAGTTCTCTATCACTTTCACTACAACTGGTACCCCAGCAGTGGTCCATCCCCGCTCACCTCGCTCCCCCACCTCTCTCCTCACAAACTCCACGGCACTCCGGATGCTCGCGCTGTCTGTAACATTCAGCAAGAGGGTCTGCAGTCTGGGGCTTGTCGCTGCTGCCAAATCTGCAGCACCTTTCTCTGTTAGACATCCAGCTGTGACCCTGAAGCCTTTCTGGTCCAGCTGTCTGGCCAGGAGGTTCCCAAAGCCACTGTCACAGCCGGTGATGAACACATGCTTCTGACTGAAACCACCAATCCTGTAGGAATCTCTGACGTACCAGCGGACAGCAGCATAGCAGGCCAGAAGTAACACACAGGTTAAAACCAAATTTGACAGAAGaacctgaaagacaaaaaaagtattaaGATGCCAGTTTATATACATATGTAGGAGAGGGAGCGAAGAGACAAAGATGTAGTGtgaagatcaaataaaaataaacctacCTCAACAAAACCGCTCCCTGCTTCATCAACGTGCACCTAAGaggataaaactttaaatgactCAGTCATTGAATCAATTCAGCGTGACAATTTTGTCATGTTGGTCAAAATCATGTCAAAAATACTTACCAAATTATAATTGCAATAATAAATGAATGCAATGTTTTTGTAGCTCAAGTATCAACTAAACAtgcattattttcattaaaggggcagtattatgttttccaggcacatggtgccattttaccttcagacacacacacacacacacgtacacatatattctgctcaaaaaaataaagggaacacttcagtgttcacttaaatgttaaagtgttcctttatttttttgagtagTGTATATTATAAATACAACTGTATAACATTATATCCAACTTTTTGTATCATcatttttttctcgttttttaCTGGCAATGAGCTGAGAGGTTGTTCATATTGCATCCTGCTGTCCCCAGTTTTAACTTGGTCCACAACCATAAAAGAGAGGGGGGGAAATGGGGGACGTTGAACGCACAGCAGGGATTCCACATAGTAATAGAAGCTCACTTCTTGAGCTGCAACAAGTTTTAAggtacatttctaaaaatgataAGTTTAGCTTGTTAAATCCATGTCAAGTCATTTCACCAATTAATTGTACAACACGCTAAAAGGAGTTTATCAAAAATACTGGACAACATAAGCATGTATTTAAACATTAGTAGACTCCTGGTGGCAAAAAAGAGgaattttatagatttttattataGCAGtcatattttgacatttaaaaaaacagaattagtCTCTATATTCCTTTTAATACAATACATAGAAAATCCCCATTTGCTTCATTATGACAAagccaaaacaaactgaagaagCTAACTGTGCTTTCATTGAATGTTTGTCAACTTCTATGCATGAGAAGTCAAACGACAAAATACAATTATTCAGAATAAACTGATTGGAGGTGTCACAAATTATACTCGATCTACAAACTGTAATACTTACACCTCTGTGCTTTATCAGCATGCAGAAAACAGTCAGCCTGGTCCAAGTGTATAAAGAAACAAAGGGAATAAcgtaaaaaatattcttgttttgtgCACCACCACATCATCATTCTATTGTTAAGCCAAAACCAAGAAACCTCGATGCAACTGCTTTCATcttccaccagagggcagcaaatttcagtaaaaaatgtttttctttaaaagcaaaatatccTACATTTACCTCTGAACGAGTTTTTGATGAGCATCACAGCTGATCATTTCCAACACGAGCAAAAACACATATGGAAATAAGAATAATGTAAACATACCATGGTTACAGCTCTCCAGAAGTAGCCGTTTCTCACCTTCAACTGTACAAATTAACTAAGCAAAACTTTAACTTGCTGGTGAAGTTTGCCGCTTTATCTGTAGAGTCAAGGTCCATAGCAAATATAAGAGGAGGAGTAAATGGTTCACCAGCATGGAGTTGTGAAAGAGACCAAACAGTTACATAACTCTGTTTTGATAACCGCGTTCCCTTTACCTTCAAAACCACTGACTTGGTCCAAGAGCAAAGGTTACGCAGCACCAGTAACGCGTTATTTAGTAACGCGTTACTAAGTTACTTAGTCTGACTACTGGATTTGAAATGGCAACGCGTTAATTACCtatttactgaaaaaagtgGCCCGACATCAGTAACGCGTTACTGACGTCCCGCTGTGTCTTCGTTAATATCAAGTTTATATATCACCTGTGAATGACGTCGAGTTTCGCGTTgcgctccagaaaactgcaaacaccGAGACTAATACGAATATGTGAAACAGCAATAATGTGAAAACAGCCACGAATCAACGAGTCGGTAAAGTCCTGCAACTAAACGCCATTATAATTAGTAATATTAAGTTTAAGATAAGTGTCACAAATCTATGCAGCGGGACATCAGAGTCGTGGAGCCGCAGGAGGAGCGCAGTGACACCAGAACCTGGACGATGGGGGGGGAAGGGacgaaggaggaggaggagaggaggtggGGAGGGGGCCGGGGGGTCTAAGATCCTATTTATAGTTTTCCAgactggaacaaaaaaaaacacgcacaaATTATAAGTGAAAACACATAATTGATGTTaccattataaaataacttgcgATTAAATATTGGCAAAGATCAATGTAA
Proteins encoded:
- the rdh1 gene encoding retinol dehydrogenase 1, with translation MVHVDEAGSGFVEVLLSNLVLTCVLLLACYAAVRWYVRDSYRIGGFSQKHVFITGCDSGFGNLLARQLDQKGFRVTAGCLTEKGAADLAAATSPRLQTLLLNVTDSASIRSAVEFVRREVGERGLWGLVNNAGRSVPIGPTEWMQLEDFTKVLDVNLIGVIDVTLQFLPLLKKAKGRVVNVASILGRLSLTGGGYCLSKWGVEAFSDSLRRDMQHFGIKVSIIEPGFFKTGVTSVDLINADLKRLWARLPQDVKDSYGATYLDDYIKMQGFSMNILCCPDISKVTWCMEHALTAQRPRTRYGAGWDAKFFWIPLSYLPSFVSDFVVNVLLPSPKDKASS